The genomic segment GACGCGGCTCCAGCTGTGTATCGTGCATATGGTGCGCAACAGCCTGCGGTTCGTCTCCTGGAAGGACTACAAGGCCGTCACCCGCGACCTGAAAGCTATCTATCAGGCCCCTACGGAAGAAGCCGGCTTGCAGGCGCTGGAAGCGTTCTCCAGTGCCTGGGACATCCGCTACCCGCAAATAAGTCGAAGCTGGCAGGCAAACTGGGCCAATCTGGCCACGTTCTTTGCCTACCCAACGGACATCCGCAAGGTGATCTACACGACCAACGCCATCGAGTCGTTAAACAGCGTGATCCGGCATGCCATCAAAAAGCGCAAGGTGTTCCCGACCGACGACGCAGTGAAAAAGGTGGTGTGGCTGGCGATACAGGCGGCCTCACAGAAATGGACAATGCCTTTGAGGGACTGGCGCATGGCAATGAGCCGCTTTATTATCGAGTTCGGTGACCGCCTGGACGGTCACTTCTGAGAAAAGGCATTTACACAGAATCCGGTACGAGCTCTATCGTTCAGGCCGCGGTTTTTCAGCTCTGTCAGCACGTTCAGCCAGAACTTTGCGCCTTCATTTTCGGCCAGCCACATACCTAGCAACTCTTTCTGGCCTTCGATGTTGATGCCCAGCGCCAGGAACACAGATTTGTTGATGATGCGGCTGTCCTGCCGGACTTTTAGAACGATACAGTCAAGATAAACAATGGGATAGACTGCATCCAGAGACCCTGTACACGATTCTGTGTAAATGCCTTTTCTCAGAAGTGACCGTCCAGGCGGTCACCGAACTCGATAATAAAGCGGCTCATTGCCATGCGCCAGTCCCTCAAAGGCATTGTCCATTTCTGTGAGGCCGCCTGTATCGCCAGCCACACCACCTTTTTCACTGCGTCGTCGGTCGGGAACACCTTGCGCTTTTTGATGGCATGCCGGATCACGCTGTTTAACGACTCGATGGCGTTGGTCGTGTAGATCACCTTGCGGATGTCCGTTGGGTAGGCAAAGAACGTGGCCAGATTGGCCCAGTTTGCCTGCCAGCTTCGACTTATTTGCGGGTAGCGGATGTCCCAGGCACTGGAGAACGCTTCCAGCGCCTGCAAGCCGGCTTCTTCCGTAGGGGCCTGATAGATAGCTTTCAGGTCGCGGGTGACGGCCTTGTAGTCCTTCCAGGAGACGAACCGCAGGCTGTTGCGCACCATATGCACGATACACAGCTGGAGCCGCGTCTCCGGATACACCGCGTTAATAGCGTCAGGGAAACCTTTCAGCCCGTCTACGCAGGCGATAAGGATATCGTTCAGGCCGCGGTTTTTCAGCTCTGTCAGCACGTTCAGCCAGAACTTTGCGCCTTCGTTTTCGGCCAGCCACATACCTAACAACTCTTTCTGGCCTTCGATGTTGATGCCCAGCGCCAGGAACACAGATTTGTTGATGATGCGGCTGTCCTGCCGGACTTTTAGAACGATACAGTCAAGATAAACAATGGGATAGACTGCATCCAGAGGCCGGTTTTGCCATTCGACAACCTGCTCCATGACCGCATCGGTGACCTTTGAGACCAGCGCCGGCGAGACATCGGCGTCATACAGCTCTTTGAACGCGGCGGCGATCTCGCGGGTGGTCATCCCTTTGGCGTACAACGATAAAATCTGGTTATCCATCCCGGTAATCCGGGTCTGGTTCTTCTTCACCAGTTGCGGTTCAAAGGAACCGTCACGATCGCGCGGAGTACGCAGCGCCAGCGGGCCATCGCCAGTGGTAACGGTTTTTGTGGAATAGCCGTTGCGGGCGTTGGTCCCCGGTTTAGGCTGATTTTTATCGTAGCCGAGGTGATGGGTCATTTCGGCATTGAGAGCTGCTTCGACGCTAATTTTTTTCAGCAGCCGATCGAAGTGACTGAGATCTTCAGGGGTTTTGAGATTTTTGGCCAGTTCGTTAGCCAGAGCCTGCAACTGTTTTTCGTCCATAAATTAACCTGTTTTTGATGTTGGATTGAACATATCAAAATCAGGCAAATACACAAATTTCTAAACAGGCTCAATGCCTGGGTTCGAGTCCCGTCCGCACCGCCACTCCCATTGAAAGCCCTTAACATTGGTTCAGGGCTTTTTTGCCTTGTTTTTTCGCCGGTGAGTGAAGGCTTACCTAGCTAATCCTCAGGCTGCTAGGTCTTAGGTTGCCACAGCCATCGACGGTCGCGGCGAGGTGGGCTCAGGGGGCGGTTTCGGGCACTGGCGCAACATAACGCTCTGGGGAAGTGTCCGGATTGAGGCTGGCAATCTCCGCAAAGGACTCCTCAACGGAGGCATAGCGCCGCTGGCTAAGAAAGCTGCGCCAGGCGTGCCAGCGGTAATGCGGCTCGCCGAGTTCACCCTGATGCTTACCGAGCAGGTAGAGAGTAAATCTCACCGGCAGTAGCGTATACAGATTAACGCCATATTTTGCGCTTTGACAAGATAGTAACGCCTACCATCGTGAAACAAGCGGTTGACCAACACTTTGGCTGAGCTGGCGGTGAGGCGACTATCGAGCCAAACGAACTTATCGCTGTTGGCGATGGGCACCATGCTGAATCCGCCGTCCGGGTGGTGAATAAAAAAGCTGATGCCGTGGCAATTATGCGTGTGATTGTTATCGAATTGCCCCAGAATTACCAGATCGGGTTTGCCATTGCCATCAATGTCTACCCGATTATCGCCCGGTACTAACGGAACCGGCGTCAGGTTGGTGCCCGCCGCACCGGCGGAGACAAACAGCGCAAGCAGTAACGCCTTCATTGAATCCCGCCCTCTATCGACAGCGGCATTTTTGCCGGGCGCAATAATTGCCGACTCTCGCAGACTTCACAGTCGGCGTTGCTAAAGCGAAATACGTTAAGCGTTCCCGGTAGAATGCGCTGAATATGGCAGCCTACGCTCGGGGTCGTTTCGCTTCCCTGCGGGTCGTGCTGAATATCGCGGTCATGTAGCGCGCTGATAAGTTTTAGTTTATCAGTAATCCAACGATCGCCGATGTTGACCAAATAAACAGGATTTTGACCGCGGGCATCGGTCAGCAGCGTCAAAGTGCCATTGCGATCCTCGATAAAGAAGCAAAAGTCGCCCTCGGCAAGACCAAGGGCGGCCGAGCCCAATTGCGTGCTAAGCTGGTAGAGCACTTCAGCCCCGTTAACCACCGGTACGCCACCGGTAAAATGTGTCGCCAGATGGCGCAGTAGGCGCTTGTTACGCAGCGATCCAATGAGATAAGCGCTACCGGTTGCAAAGCGATAACTTTGCACCGGCGTTTTGCGGCCGGTAAACAGGCAGCCGTTGCGCAGCATTTCGATATTACCGCTGCAGCAATGTGCCAACAGACTGATATCTTTATTGATATTACCATGAATAATGCAAAAGCCGTTGTCCACCATCTCTCAACTCCTCTTGATTATGCTATCGATTGCAGCGCGTTGCCGGCTGCTCGACTTTTAAACTCTCACGATAAACAAGTTTGGCAGTAGTGAATACTGGACTATAGTGCAGTACTTGGTGGCGGCACGCTTCACTCCCGGCTGATCAAGCCAGCCAAGTAGAGAGGGAGCGAGGCGGGGCGAACACGCCCAGAGCGTCGTCGTTGCCGCAGCAGGCGGTCTCGTCCAAGGCAGGGGCGCTTTTGTGATATACTGTGTGGGGCGGGTCAATATGTCATGGCCCCACATTGAATTTGCCGGGTCGAGAGCTTATAAAAGCGTAGGGTAGTCAGGTGTCTGTGGACTAAAACAGCGGGAATTAACTCAAACACCGCCACAGGCGCAAAACTTAGTTGAATAGGCGGTAACCGTGCCAAAAAAAATATATGCCGTCAGGTATGTCGCGGGCCAGCCAGTCGAGCGTATCTTTCCACCTCTTGCCTCTGGCCAGTTAGGTCAGGCGCTACCGGCGGGAGAACCTTTGCCGGGCTCGCGCATTTTGCGGGTGATGGTATGGAATATCTATAAACAGCAGCGCGCCAATTGGTTGTCGGTACTCCAAGGGTTTGGTAAAGATGCCCAGTTGGTCCTGTTACAGGAAGCGCAGACCACACCTGAGCTGGTCCGATTCGCTACCTCGCATTATTTGGCGGCGGACCAGGTTCCCGCACTCATTTTTCCGCAGCATCCGTCGGGGGTCATGACCCTTTCCGCCGCGCATCCGGTCTATTGTTGTCCGCTGCGCGAGCGCGAGCCCCTGTTGCGGTTAGCCAAGTCGGCTCTGGTCACCGTGTATCCCATCTATAACGGGCAACTGCTCATGGTGGTCAATATCCACGCGGTAAATTTCAGCCTGGGCATTGATGTGTACAGTAAACAGCTCGACCCCATTGGTGAGCAGATCCGCAATCATAGCGGCCCGGTTATCATGGCGGGGGATTTCAATGCCTGGAGCCGGCAGCGTATGCTGGCGCTCTACCGGTTCGCGGAACGGATGGGGCTGGGCGAGGTGCGATTTGTCGACGATCAGCGCAAACGGGCGTTTGGCCGGCCGCTGGATTTCGTCTTTTACCGCGATATGAACGTCTGCGAGGCGTCGGTGCTGGTAACCGAGGCTTCTGACCATAACCCTTTGCTGGTCGAATTCGAGCCCGCTCGGACACAACTTACCGTCGTCTAACACCGCCGCGGGCAGGGTGTGGCAAGCGATAGATTAAGAGTCCGTGGACTTGCCGTTGACGAACAGTGTCAGATTAAGCCCCGGCTGCAGGTTGTTGGCATTGTCCAACGCATCGTTCCAGCGCATGACGTCCTTGATATCGACGCCGTGCCGGCGGGCGATGCTCGCCAGAGAATCCCCTTTGCGTACCTGATAGGTGATGCTGTTGTTATTGGCAATCTGCATCGAGCCGCTGCCAACTTTCAGCGTTTGGCCCACTTTCAGGCTGCGCGCGTTGCGCAGGTTATTCCATTTCTGCAAATCAGCGGTTTTGACGTTCAACCGCTTGGCGATGCCGGATAAGGTATCACCGGCACACACCTCATAGCTGCCGCTGCCGAGGTTGTTATCCGCCAACTGCGTGGACTGCACCGTCGCAATATCGCCTTCCGCCAGCGAGGTGCACAACTGTGAAACATGCGCCTTGGGCAGCATGATATAATGCGGTCCGTTTGGCGCCGTCACGTTGCGCTTATAGCCGGTATTAAAGCTTTTCAGCTTGGTCAGCGACAGGCCGGACATTTCCGCCGCCTGCGTCAGACCCATTTGCTGGCCGACTTCCACCCGCGCCAGTGCGCGTTGTGCATTCGATTTAGGCAACGCGATGCCAAATTGTTTGCTATTCTTAATGAGGTTGCTGAGCGCAAGCATCTTCGGAACATAGATGGTGGTTTCACGCGGCAGCGCCAACGGCCAGAAGTCGGTGGGGCGGCCTTTGGCCTTATTACGCTTGATGGCCTGCATAATACGACCTTCACCACTATTATAGGCGGCAATAGTCAATAACCAGTCGCCGTCGAACATACGG from the Candidatus Sodalis pierantonius str. SOPE genome contains:
- a CDS encoding IS256-like element ISSoEn2 family transposase, whose product is MDEKQLQALANELAKNLKTPEDLSHFDRLLKKISVEAALNAEMTHHLGYDKNQPKPGTNARNGYSTKTVTTGDGPLALRTPRDRDGSFEPQLVKKNQTRITGMDNQILSLYAKGMTTREIAAAFKELYDADVSPALVSKVTDAVMEQVVEWQNRPLDAVYPIVYLDCIVLKVRQDSRIINKSVFLALGINIEGQKELLGMWLAENEGAKFWLNVLTELKNRGLNDILIACVDGLKGFPDAINAVYPETRLQLCIVHMVRNSLRFVSWKDYKAVTRDLKAIYQAPTEEAGLQALEAFSSAWDIRYPQISRSWQANWANLATFFAYPTDIRKVIYTTNAIESLNSVIRHAIKKRKVFPTDDAVKKVVWLAIQAASQKWTMPLRDWRMAMSRFIIEFGDRLDGHF
- a CDS encoding carbapenem self-resistance protein CarG family protein; the encoded protein is MKALLLALFVSAGAAGTNLTPVPLVPGDNRVDIDGNGKPDLVILGQFDNNHTHNCHGISFFIHHPDGGFSMVPIANSDKFVWLDSRLTASSAKVLVNRLFHDGRRYYLVKAQNMALICIRYCR
- a CDS encoding carbapenam-3-carboxylate synthase domain-containing protein, whose protein sequence is MVDNGFCIIHGNINKDISLLAHCCSGNIEMLRNGCLFTGRKTPVQSYRFATGSAYLIGSLRNKRLLRHLATHFTGGVPVVNGAEVLYQLSTQLGSAALGLAEGDFCFFIEDRNGTLTLLTDARGQNPVYLVNIGDRWITDKLKLISALHDRDIQHDPQGSETTPSVGCHIQRILPGTLNVFRFSNADCEVCESRQLLRPAKMPLSIEGGIQ
- a CDS encoding endonuclease/exonuclease/phosphatase family protein, whose product is MPKKIYAVRYVAGQPVERIFPPLASGQLGQALPAGEPLPGSRILRVMVWNIYKQQRANWLSVLQGFGKDAQLVLLQEAQTTPELVRFATSHYLAADQVPALIFPQHPSGVMTLSAAHPVYCCPLREREPLLRLAKSALVTVYPIYNGQLLMVVNIHAVNFSLGIDVYSKQLDPIGEQIRNHSGPVIMAGDFNAWSRQRMLALYRFAERMGLGEVRFVDDQRKRAFGRPLDFVFYRDMNVCEASVLVTEASDHNPLLVEFEPARTQLTVV
- the mltD gene encoding murein transglycosylase D, which encodes MKTHAILFASVLLVGCQASRQDTPPPEQHAQSVSSAGQGEAGKYTDDRAGTARWHDINNSLPQGDLWNFIGDELKMQIPDNARVLEQQKRYLKQKSYLHDVTLRAEPYMYWIVEQIKQRKMPMELVLLPIVESAFDPKATSASNAAGLWQIVPQTGKNYGLKQNQWYDGRRDVVASTTVALDMMQRLNRMFDGDWLLTIAAYNSGEGRIMQAIKRNKAKGRPTDFWPLALPRETTIYVPKMLALSNLIKNSKQFGIALPKSNAQRALARVEVGQQMGLTQAAEMSGLSLTKLKSFNTGYKRNVTAPNGPHYIMLPKAHVSQLCTSLAEGDIATVQSTQLADNNLGSGSYEVCAGDTLSGIAKRLNVKTADLQKWNNLRNARSLKVGQTLKVGSGSMQIANNNSITYQVRKGDSLASIARRHGVDIKDVMRWNDALDNANNLQPGLNLTLFVNGKSTDS